Proteins found in one Erythrobacter sp. KY5 genomic segment:
- a CDS encoding alpha-glucosidase, whose product MSEMTEMKSRTVTSGAQWWRGAVIYQIYPRSFRDTNADGIGDLRGVVEGLDYIASLGVDGIWISPFFTSPMKDFGYDVSDYCGIDPTFGTFEDFDAVIAKAHELGLKVIIDQVYSHTSDEHAWFQESRRDRDNPKADWYVWADPKPDGSPPSNWQSVFGGSSWQWDGPRRQYYLHNFLTSQPDLNVHNRQVQNALLDVARFWLDRGVDGFRLDALNFSMHDPELRDNPPSGVPMSQVTRPFDMQIKRYNQSHADIPAFLERIRATIDEYPGRFTVAEVGGPEPLEEMKAFTDGGKRLDSAYNFDFLYAPDLTAERVRSSLANWDQTPGEGWPSWAFSNHDAPRATTRWAGDDDFEKTARLSMLLLLSLRGNPIIYQGEELGLPQGHVAFADLQDPEAIINWPHTLGRDGARTPMPWSAEAPQAGFSQANRTWLKVDPDHAARAIDRQSAEPGAVLNYTRKLLTIRNDNPPLVSGSSELLDTPDDIVAFIRHDGGGEVLCAFNLGQSPIEWSPPDRFKSATTIASEAVAETREGVLTTLAPRTGYWAAIGRK is encoded by the coding sequence ATGAGCGAAATGACAGAAATGAAAAGCCGAACGGTGACCAGCGGCGCCCAGTGGTGGCGCGGCGCTGTAATCTACCAGATCTATCCGCGCAGTTTCCGCGACACCAACGCTGACGGCATCGGTGACCTGCGCGGTGTGGTCGAAGGGCTCGACTACATCGCTTCGCTCGGCGTGGACGGGATATGGATTTCGCCTTTCTTCACTTCGCCGATGAAGGATTTCGGATACGATGTTTCCGACTATTGCGGCATCGACCCCACCTTCGGGACATTCGAGGATTTCGACGCGGTCATTGCCAAGGCGCACGAGCTGGGCCTGAAGGTTATCATCGACCAGGTCTATTCGCACACCTCGGACGAACACGCCTGGTTTCAGGAAAGCCGGCGCGACCGCGATAATCCGAAGGCGGACTGGTATGTCTGGGCCGATCCAAAGCCCGATGGCTCACCGCCATCGAACTGGCAGTCGGTTTTCGGCGGGTCTTCGTGGCAGTGGGATGGTCCGCGCAGGCAATATTACCTGCACAATTTCCTCACCAGCCAGCCTGATCTCAATGTCCATAACCGGCAAGTGCAGAACGCGCTGCTCGACGTTGCACGCTTCTGGCTGGATCGCGGAGTAGACGGGTTTCGGCTCGATGCGCTCAACTTCTCGATGCACGATCCCGAATTGCGCGACAATCCGCCCTCTGGCGTGCCGATGAGCCAGGTTACGCGGCCCTTCGACATGCAGATCAAGCGCTACAATCAGAGCCATGCCGACATTCCGGCATTCCTTGAGCGCATTCGCGCGACCATCGACGAATATCCCGGTCGTTTCACTGTCGCTGAAGTGGGAGGGCCCGAACCCCTCGAAGAGATGAAGGCGTTCACCGATGGCGGCAAGCGGCTCGATTCCGCCTACAATTTCGATTTCCTGTACGCGCCGGACCTGACGGCGGAGCGGGTGCGCAGCTCGCTCGCCAACTGGGACCAGACACCGGGCGAAGGCTGGCCATCCTGGGCATTTTCAAATCACGACGCGCCGCGAGCGACCACGCGCTGGGCAGGCGATGACGACTTCGAAAAGACCGCTCGGCTCAGCATGTTGCTGCTCTTGTCGCTACGCGGCAATCCGATCATCTATCAGGGCGAGGAATTGGGCTTGCCGCAGGGGCACGTCGCCTTTGCCGATCTGCAGGATCCGGAGGCCATCATCAACTGGCCGCATACGCTGGGCCGCGATGGCGCACGCACGCCTATGCCGTGGTCAGCCGAAGCGCCTCAGGCAGGGTTCTCTCAAGCCAACCGCACCTGGCTAAAGGTTGACCCCGATCATGCAGCGCGCGCGATTGACCGTCAGTCGGCAGAGCCCGGAGCAGTGCTGAATTACACCCGAAAGCTGCTTACCATCCGCAACGACAATCCGCCGCTCGTCAGCGGGTCTAGCGAGTTGCTCGACACGCCTGACGACATTGTCGCCTTCATCCGCCATGACGGCGGGGGCGAAGTCCTTTGCGCCTTCAACCTTGGCCAATCGCCAATCGAATGGTCGCCGCCCGATCGCTTCAAGTCAGCCACAACTATCGCAAGCGAGGCGGTGGCTGAAACGCGCGAAGGCGTGCTAACGACCTTGGCGCCGCGAACGGGATATTGGGCGGCTATCGGGAGAAAGTAG
- a CDS encoding MFS transporter produces MNQAAATGSARKPAMNAGQIWNMSFGFLGIQIGFDLQNGNVSRIFQTLGAEVNELAILWIAAPMTGLIVQPIIGHLSDNTWGRFGRRRPYFLVGALLATLALFIMPNSPTLWIAAGMLWIMDASLNITMEPFRAFVGDNLPDRQRTRGYAMQSFFIGVGAVIAGALPWVMTNWMGLSNVAPEGQIPETVQWAFYIGGAALLAAVCWTVFKTKEYSPEQLAGFEAARHEALGVTPDNASTTRRSAAQFQRGGLLWIIIGIAFAALVMTARTDPRPAWIGDLEIAQELYVLAGLIAAFGIIQFIASFLRKSGRDENGFMEVVNDLFAMPKTMRQLAVVQFFSWFAMFSMWIYGTPAVAEFHFASPDPVTQGYQDAADWWSLLGSVRNGIAAAAALGFIIIAAKMDRCRLHALNLAIGAVGFAAMLLIRDPGLLWLPMVAVGIAWASIVSLPYAILAGSVPAKKMGIYMGIFNIFIVVPQLIAATLLGFLLTTFFDGAPIYAMMISAISFALAAVATFFVTDGTSAILERQAQLKEAS; encoded by the coding sequence ATGAATCAGGCAGCGGCCACTGGCTCTGCGCGCAAGCCGGCAATGAATGCGGGCCAGATATGGAACATGAGCTTCGGCTTTCTTGGCATCCAGATCGGCTTCGACCTTCAGAACGGCAATGTCAGCCGGATTTTCCAGACGCTGGGAGCCGAGGTGAACGAGCTTGCGATCCTGTGGATTGCAGCGCCGATGACCGGCCTGATCGTGCAGCCGATTATCGGGCATTTGTCCGACAACACCTGGGGCCGGTTCGGGCGTCGTCGCCCTTATTTCCTCGTAGGTGCGCTGCTCGCGACGCTGGCCTTGTTCATCATGCCCAACTCGCCAACGCTCTGGATCGCGGCGGGGATGCTGTGGATCATGGACGCCTCGCTCAACATCACGATGGAGCCATTCCGCGCCTTTGTCGGCGACAACCTGCCCGACCGGCAGCGAACGCGCGGTTATGCGATGCAGAGCTTTTTCATTGGCGTTGGCGCGGTGATCGCAGGCGCTCTGCCCTGGGTGATGACCAACTGGATGGGACTGAGCAACGTCGCGCCCGAGGGGCAGATCCCCGAAACGGTGCAATGGGCGTTTTACATTGGCGGTGCTGCCCTGTTAGCGGCCGTCTGCTGGACAGTTTTCAAGACCAAAGAATACAGTCCCGAACAGCTCGCCGGGTTTGAGGCGGCGCGGCACGAAGCGCTGGGCGTTACTCCGGACAATGCCTCCACCACCCGCCGCAGCGCTGCGCAGTTCCAGCGTGGCGGGCTGCTCTGGATCATTATCGGCATCGCTTTTGCAGCGCTCGTAATGACCGCACGCACCGATCCGCGACCTGCATGGATAGGCGACCTGGAAATCGCTCAGGAGCTTTACGTCCTTGCCGGACTGATCGCTGCTTTCGGCATTATCCAGTTCATCGCCTCTTTCCTGCGCAAGAGCGGGCGTGACGAGAATGGCTTTATGGAAGTCGTCAACGACCTCTTCGCCATGCCAAAGACGATGCGACAGCTGGCCGTGGTGCAGTTCTTCAGCTGGTTCGCGATGTTCTCGATGTGGATTTACGGCACGCCCGCGGTGGCCGAATTCCACTTCGCCTCGCCCGATCCGGTGACGCAGGGGTATCAGGATGCGGCCGACTGGTGGAGCCTGCTTGGTTCGGTTCGCAACGGGATCGCTGCGGCGGCTGCGCTCGGCTTCATTATCATCGCTGCAAAGATGGATCGTTGCCGACTGCATGCACTCAATCTGGCCATCGGCGCAGTCGGCTTTGCTGCGATGCTGCTGATCCGCGATCCGGGGCTGTTATGGCTGCCGATGGTGGCGGTCGGGATCGCTTGGGCCTCGATCGTGTCGCTGCCTTACGCGATCCTTGCCGGGTCGGTGCCTGCGAAGAAAATGGGCATTTACATGGGCATCTTCAACATCTTCATCGTCGTGCCGCAGCTGATCGCCGCGACGTTGCTCGGCTTCCTGCTGACGACGTTCTTCGATGGCGCACCGATCTACGCGATGATGATTTCGGCAATCTCGTTTGCGCTCGCAGCCGTCGCGACTTTCTTCGTAACCGACGGGACCAGCGCGATCCTCGAACGGCAGGCCCAGCTGAAGGAGGCATCGTGA
- a CDS encoding alpha-amylase family glycosyl hydrolase produces MLRIGLTLTAALALSACDAAIGSDTATSYEPQPYVQIEAPEWAADAVIYQMNTRQFTQEGTFAAAQEHLPRLAEMGVDIVWLMPIHPIGEAKRKGVMGSPYSVLDYRAVNPDLGTEEEFRAFVDAAHEQGLKVILDWVANHSAWDNPLTQSNPEWYTRTPEGEMMPPEGTDWSDVVDFDFSNPGLREYMTGSLAYWVREFGVDGYRADVAGYVPTDFWETARAELDAIKPVFMLAEWETRDLHRGAFDATYAWGWKEVMQKIAKGDTDASAMRGYFATQKVSWPHAAMRMTYTDNHDQNSWDGVASDIYGPAYKTAIALSFTAHGIPLIYNGQEADLDRQLAFFEKDEIEWKVGEYDPLLRQLIALKTQERALWNGAWGAPMVDVPTSADDDVFAFVRGKGEDRVFGVFNLSGRERTVTFDFARHHGSFTDALSGEANEFEDGTSLTLGAWGYRIFTAN; encoded by the coding sequence ATGCTGCGTATCGGATTGACACTGACCGCCGCATTGGCGCTGAGTGCGTGTGACGCGGCTATCGGGTCTGACACGGCGACCTCTTACGAGCCGCAGCCTTACGTGCAGATCGAGGCACCTGAATGGGCGGCGGATGCGGTCATCTACCAGATGAACACGCGACAGTTTACGCAGGAAGGCACCTTCGCCGCTGCGCAGGAACACCTGCCGCGCCTCGCCGAAATGGGCGTCGATATCGTCTGGCTGATGCCGATCCACCCGATTGGCGAGGCAAAGCGAAAAGGCGTCATGGGTAGCCCCTATTCGGTGCTCGACTATCGCGCGGTCAATCCGGACCTCGGCACAGAGGAAGAATTTCGCGCCTTCGTTGATGCAGCTCATGAGCAGGGTCTGAAAGTTATTCTCGACTGGGTGGCGAACCACTCGGCCTGGGACAATCCGCTGACCCAGAGCAATCCCGAATGGTACACACGCACACCCGAAGGCGAGATGATGCCGCCTGAAGGGACCGACTGGTCCGACGTGGTCGACTTCGACTTCTCCAACCCGGGCCTTCGTGAATACATGACCGGGAGCCTCGCCTATTGGGTGCGCGAGTTCGGCGTGGACGGATACCGCGCGGATGTCGCTGGATATGTCCCGACCGACTTCTGGGAAACCGCGCGCGCCGAGCTTGACGCGATCAAGCCGGTTTTCATGCTCGCCGAGTGGGAGACGCGCGACCTGCACCGAGGTGCCTTCGATGCGACTTATGCATGGGGCTGGAAAGAGGTCATGCAGAAAATCGCGAAGGGCGATACTGATGCGAGCGCCATGCGCGGTTACTTCGCCACGCAAAAGGTAAGCTGGCCGCACGCGGCAATGCGCATGACCTACACCGACAATCACGACCAGAATTCGTGGGATGGTGTCGCATCGGATATCTATGGTCCCGCCTATAAGACCGCCATTGCATTGAGCTTCACCGCGCACGGCATTCCACTGATCTACAATGGTCAGGAAGCCGATCTCGACCGCCAGCTCGCCTTTTTCGAGAAGGACGAGATTGAGTGGAAGGTCGGCGAGTATGATCCGCTCTTGCGCCAGCTTATTGCCTTGAAAACTCAAGAGCGCGCTCTGTGGAACGGTGCATGGGGTGCGCCGATGGTCGATGTCCCGACCAGCGCAGACGACGATGTTTTTGCGTTCGTCAGAGGCAAAGGCGAGGACCGTGTTTTCGGCGTCTTCAACCTCTCCGGGCGCGAGCGCACGGTGACGTTTGATTTCGCCCGCCATCACGGCAGCTTCACCGACGCGCTTTCAGGTGAAGCGAACGAGTTCGAGGACGGTACGTCGCTGACGCTTGGTGCGTGGGGCTATCGGATTTTCACTGCCAACTAA
- a CDS encoding LacI family DNA-binding transcriptional regulator, protein MGSAGLKSRKNARLEDIARQAGVSISTVSRALNDSPAVKRRTKQEIWKIAREHDYDFRTNMPNGPVGAEATIAVIVPAPQARETRVADPFFLELLAGIAEAARERNADLVISHVFPRSAEDLEFAMTTSRATGMIFIGQSSLHHAFNKLSDTNDRFVVWGAEFGDARYCTIGSDNVAGGKRATSHLLRLGRKRVLFLGDTEAPEAEQRHRGYRIAHTEAGVALDDSLTLPAHFDVHSGEATTRAAIERGIDFDAVFAASDLIAIGAIRALTKSGRSVPGDVSVVGYDNIPAARLVTPRLTTIDQDTNLAGRMLVSKLIDTQGAQAVSERLETSLLIRESCGG, encoded by the coding sequence ATGGGCTCGGCCGGTCTGAAATCCAGAAAGAACGCACGGCTGGAAGATATCGCGCGCCAGGCAGGCGTATCGATCTCGACCGTCAGCCGTGCGCTCAACGACAGCCCAGCGGTCAAGCGCCGGACCAAGCAGGAAATCTGGAAGATCGCGCGCGAGCACGATTACGATTTCCGCACCAACATGCCCAACGGGCCGGTTGGTGCAGAAGCAACCATTGCGGTGATCGTCCCCGCCCCGCAGGCGCGTGAGACGCGTGTGGCCGATCCTTTTTTCCTCGAATTGCTGGCAGGCATCGCCGAGGCCGCGCGCGAACGTAATGCCGATCTCGTCATCAGCCATGTCTTCCCGCGCTCAGCCGAAGATCTCGAATTCGCCATGACGACGAGCCGCGCGACCGGCATGATCTTCATCGGGCAGAGCTCGCTGCACCACGCTTTCAACAAACTGTCCGACACGAACGACAGGTTCGTCGTCTGGGGCGCAGAGTTTGGCGATGCACGATATTGTACCATCGGATCTGACAATGTCGCGGGCGGAAAGCGAGCCACCTCGCATCTGTTGCGACTTGGAAGGAAGCGCGTGCTTTTCCTGGGCGACACGGAAGCGCCCGAGGCCGAGCAGCGTCACCGTGGTTATCGGATTGCGCACACCGAGGCAGGCGTCGCTCTGGACGACAGCTTGACCTTGCCTGCGCACTTTGATGTGCATTCGGGCGAAGCGACCACGCGTGCGGCGATTGAACGCGGGATCGATTTCGATGCGGTGTTCGCCGCCAGTGATCTCATCGCGATTGGCGCCATCCGAGCCTTGACCAAGTCGGGCCGCTCGGTCCCCGGCGATGTCTCGGTGGTGGGTTATGACAACATTCCTGCCGCCCGGCTTGTTACCCCGCGGCTGACAACGATCGACCAGGACACGAACCTTGCAGGTCGGATGCTGGTATCCAAGCTTATCGACACGCAAGGGGCACAGGCCGTCTCGGAGCGCTTGGAGACGAGCCTCCTAATTCGGGAGAGTTGTGGCGGCTGA
- a CDS encoding glycoside hydrolase family 97 protein produces the protein MLHTGIKFSALLALTIAVALPLKAETLTVASPDGRITVSVSDDGGHASYRITHDGDQAVDTSRLGLLFADHHGFENDLAITASARVSNDDTWEQPWGERRYVRDHHNELVVTFGASEGPARSMVVRFRVFDTGVGFRYELPEQDALSGDIRITDELTQFSIGPDANAWWTPSRQFNRYEYIYRKGKAAIVDDAHTPVTFRQPDGLHISIHEAALVDYSAMSLLALRPGSFEAALRAGSDGIKVHTKAPFKSPWRTIQIAPDAAGLINSDIILNLNEPNKLGDVSWVEPGKYIGIWWAMHIRERTWGNDGIHGANNEDVMRYIDFAAEHGFNGVLVEGWNIGWDGDWFNNGELFDFTQAYPDFDLPMLADYAADKGVRIIGHHETSGNVANYEAQMEDAFALYAANGVREVKTGYVADAGDIVRYDENGVKQYEWHDSQFMVGHHLRAVEAAARHRISINAHEPVKDTGLRRTYPNWMTREGARGMEFNAWGSPPNPTDHISILAYTRMLSGPMDYTPGIFDLRPNERPPVREDMQRGDPSNRPQTTLAKQLALYVVLYSPLQMAADLPENYEAKMDAFQFIKDVEADWEESVAIAGEVGEYVAIARKGRAGGEWFLGAVTDEEERDLTLPLDFLEEGKNYTAQVYRDGDGAHWDTNPYALVIEEIEVTGGGTMEAKLASSGGVAVRFIARD, from the coding sequence ATGTTGCATACCGGGATCAAGTTTTCTGCTCTGCTCGCTCTGACGATAGCGGTCGCGCTGCCTTTGAAGGCGGAGACGCTGACGGTCGCGTCACCTGATGGCCGGATCACCGTCAGCGTCAGCGACGATGGCGGGCACGCAAGCTACCGGATCACGCATGACGGCGATCAGGCAGTCGATACATCGCGCCTCGGCCTTTTGTTCGCCGATCATCACGGCTTTGAAAACGACCTTGCGATCACCGCATCGGCGCGCGTTTCAAATGACGACACTTGGGAGCAACCGTGGGGTGAGCGCCGCTATGTGCGCGATCACCACAATGAACTTGTCGTAACTTTTGGCGCATCCGAGGGTCCGGCGCGCTCTATGGTCGTGCGTTTCCGCGTCTTCGATACCGGTGTCGGATTTCGCTATGAACTGCCTGAGCAGGACGCGCTTTCAGGCGATATCCGCATCACAGATGAGCTGACCCAGTTCTCTATCGGCCCGGACGCCAATGCGTGGTGGACGCCGAGCCGCCAGTTCAACCGCTACGAATACATTTACCGCAAGGGCAAGGCAGCGATCGTCGACGATGCGCATACCCCTGTGACCTTCCGCCAGCCCGATGGCCTGCACATCTCGATCCACGAAGCCGCGCTGGTTGATTATTCGGCCATGTCGCTGCTCGCGCTACGTCCCGGCAGCTTCGAGGCCGCGTTGCGTGCAGGCTCTGACGGGATCAAGGTCCACACCAAGGCGCCTTTCAAATCACCCTGGCGTACGATCCAGATTGCACCTGATGCCGCTGGCCTCATCAACTCCGACATCATTCTCAATCTCAACGAGCCGAACAAGCTCGGCGATGTCTCGTGGGTGGAGCCGGGCAAATATATCGGCATCTGGTGGGCGATGCATATTCGCGAGCGCACCTGGGGCAATGACGGCATTCACGGCGCGAACAACGAAGATGTGATGCGCTACATCGACTTTGCGGCAGAGCATGGCTTCAACGGGGTGCTGGTGGAGGGCTGGAATATCGGCTGGGACGGTGACTGGTTCAACAATGGCGAATTGTTCGACTTCACGCAGGCCTATCCCGATTTCGACCTGCCGATGCTGGCTGACTACGCCGCCGACAAGGGCGTGCGCATCATCGGTCACCACGAAACCAGTGGCAACGTCGCCAATTATGAAGCGCAGATGGAGGACGCCTTTGCGCTCTATGCCGCCAACGGCGTGCGCGAGGTGAAGACCGGATACGTGGCCGACGCAGGCGATATCGTTCGTTATGACGAAAACGGCGTGAAGCAGTACGAATGGCACGACAGCCAGTTCATGGTCGGCCACCACCTGCGCGCGGTCGAAGCAGCGGCTCGCCACCGGATCTCGATCAACGCGCACGAGCCGGTGAAGGACACCGGGCTGCGTCGCACCTATCCCAACTGGATGACCCGCGAAGGCGCGCGCGGGATGGAGTTCAACGCATGGGGCAGCCCGCCTAACCCGACAGACCACATCTCGATCCTCGCCTATACCCGGATGCTGTCCGGGCCGATGGACTACACGCCGGGCATCTTTGACCTGCGTCCAAACGAACGGCCCCCAGTGCGCGAGGACATGCAGCGCGGCGATCCTTCGAACCGTCCGCAGACGACGCTCGCAAAGCAGCTGGCGCTATACGTGGTGCTCTATTCACCGCTCCAGATGGCGGCCGACCTGCCTGAGAATTACGAGGCGAAGATGGACGCTTTCCAGTTCATCAAGGACGTGGAGGCAGATTGGGAAGAGAGCGTGGCCATCGCGGGCGAAGTGGGCGAATATGTTGCGATTGCGCGCAAAGGGCGCGCAGGCGGCGAGTGGTTCCTCGGCGCTGTGACCGATGAGGAGGAGCGTGATCTCACGCTGCCGCTCGATTTCCTCGAAGAAGGCAAGAATTACACCGCACAGGTCTATCGCGACGGCGATGGCGCGCATTGGGACACCAACCCCTACGCGCTTGTCATCGAAGAGATCGAAGTCACCGGCGGCGGCACCATGGAGGCAAAACTTGCGTCATCGGGCGGGGTCGCGGTGCGCTTTATCGCGCGCGATTGA
- a CDS encoding alpha-amylase family glycosyl hydrolase: MTEPSTSESSFRDRLPEDEVVYFVLPDRFANGDTSNDRGGVTGTALDHGYDPTHKGFYHGGDLAGLTARLDYLEGMGVTAIWFAPIFKNKPVQGPQGQESAGYHGYWVTDFTSIDPHFGTNDEFKAFVDAAHARGMKVYMDIITNHTADVIQYEEGYEYRSLADYPYTRRGGVNGEPINEGFLGDDVQTAENFARLTSPDYANVPFVPEAERDAKVPAWLNDPIYYHNRGSTTFSGENSRYGDFAGLDDLYTEHPRVLEGMIDIYSSWITRFGIDGFRIDTAKHVNPEFWQSFVPAMLETAEAEGIPNFLIFGEVYSASPNSGYLAQFTRRDGFPAVLDFAFQAAMHEAIGRGAPTTVIVDMFDGDVNYEGGEDAARAMPTFLGNHDMGRFSTLIKADNPDISQDELLSRVKLGHAMMMTLRGNPVIYYGDEQGFVGDGNDQAAREDMFPSLTDSYNDNALIGTDATTADENFDTAHPLYELVREFAKVRADHAALRRGRQVTRTYNDTGPGLISFSRFDPETGGEYLLAFNTSGDALSASSTIGYTARKLQTLSGSCPAEVSAPGSVAVEFRPYGWCIARVSGAAE; this comes from the coding sequence ATGACTGAGCCATCGACAAGCGAATCGAGCTTCCGCGATCGGTTGCCTGAAGACGAGGTGGTCTATTTCGTCCTGCCAGACCGTTTTGCCAATGGCGATACGTCAAACGATCGCGGCGGCGTCACCGGAACAGCGCTCGATCACGGCTATGATCCAACGCATAAAGGTTTCTATCACGGCGGCGACCTTGCCGGCCTGACCGCGCGGCTCGACTACCTCGAAGGCATGGGCGTCACCGCAATCTGGTTTGCACCGATCTTCAAGAACAAGCCTGTACAGGGGCCGCAAGGCCAGGAAAGCGCAGGGTATCATGGATACTGGGTGACCGACTTCACCAGCATCGACCCGCATTTCGGGACCAATGATGAGTTCAAGGCCTTTGTCGATGCAGCCCATGCGCGCGGGATGAAGGTCTATATGGACATCATCACCAACCACACTGCCGACGTGATCCAGTATGAAGAAGGCTACGAATATCGCAGCCTCGCCGACTATCCCTACACGCGGCGCGGTGGCGTGAATGGAGAGCCGATCAACGAAGGTTTCCTTGGCGACGATGTCCAGACGGCGGAGAATTTCGCCAGGCTTACCTCGCCCGATTACGCCAACGTGCCGTTCGTTCCCGAGGCGGAGCGAGATGCGAAAGTGCCCGCCTGGCTGAACGATCCGATCTATTACCACAACCGAGGCAGCACGACTTTCAGCGGTGAGAACAGCCGCTATGGCGATTTTGCCGGGCTTGACGATCTCTACACAGAGCATCCGCGCGTGCTCGAAGGGATGATCGACATCTATTCCAGCTGGATAACCCGCTTTGGCATTGATGGCTTCCGCATCGACACCGCGAAGCACGTAAACCCCGAATTCTGGCAATCCTTCGTACCAGCCATGCTCGAAACCGCCGAGGCCGAGGGCATTCCCAATTTCCTGATCTTCGGCGAGGTCTATTCGGCAAGTCCCAACAGCGGATATCTGGCTCAGTTCACCCGCCGCGACGGGTTTCCCGCCGTGCTCGACTTCGCATTTCAGGCCGCGATGCACGAAGCGATCGGCCGCGGAGCACCCACCACGGTGATCGTCGACATGTTCGATGGCGATGTGAATTACGAAGGCGGAGAGGATGCAGCGCGGGCCATGCCGACCTTCCTCGGCAATCATGACATGGGCCGCTTTTCGACGCTGATAAAAGCCGACAATCCCGATATCTCACAGGACGAATTGCTCTCGCGGGTGAAGCTGGGCCACGCGATGATGATGACGCTGCGCGGCAATCCGGTGATCTATTACGGCGACGAGCAGGGCTTTGTCGGCGATGGAAATGACCAGGCCGCACGCGAGGACATGTTCCCCAGCCTGACCGACAGCTACAACGACAACGCGCTGATCGGCACCGATGCGACCACGGCCGATGAAAACTTCGACACGGCGCACCCGCTTTATGAACTGGTTCGCGAATTCGCGAAGGTTCGCGCCGATCACGCGGCGCTTCGCCGGGGCAGGCAGGTCACGCGCACCTATAACGATACCGGACCCGGTCTCATCAGCTTCTCTCGCTTCGATCCTGAGACGGGCGGCGAATATCTGCTCGCTTTCAACACTTCGGGTGATGCCTTGAGCGCGTCCTCGACGATCGGCTACACCGCGCGCAAGCTTCAAACGCTGAGCGGCTCGTGCCCCGCCGAGGTTTCGGCACCGGGGAGCGTAGCTGTCGAGTTTAGGCCGTATGGCTGGTGCATCGCACGTGTTTCCGGGGCAGCCGAATGA